Proteins from a single region of Sneathiella aquimaris:
- a CDS encoding alanyl-tRNA editing protein, whose translation MTVPLFREDAYQKTCDATVVQINEKGGIILDQTVFYPTGGGQQGDCGALILADGSRIEIATTVKGDSPDQIVHVPAEGQPLPEPGATVTAEINWDVRYRLMRMHTCLHILSAVMPYPVTGGQISDGKGRLDFDLPEASLDKEDLTEKLNALINKNEPVTFDWITDEELDANPELVKTLSVQPPRGSGKVRLIKIADMDLQPCGGTHVKNTQEIGAVKVRKIEKKGRQNRRVSLIFAE comes from the coding sequence ATGACAGTGCCGCTTTTTCGCGAAGACGCCTACCAAAAAACCTGCGACGCCACCGTCGTCCAAATAAATGAAAAAGGCGGCATTATACTGGATCAAACTGTTTTTTACCCTACTGGCGGTGGCCAGCAGGGTGATTGCGGCGCACTGATCTTGGCAGATGGATCCCGCATTGAAATTGCAACAACAGTAAAAGGGGACAGCCCGGATCAAATTGTCCACGTCCCCGCAGAAGGTCAGCCCCTACCTGAGCCAGGAGCCACCGTCACAGCGGAGATTAACTGGGATGTCCGCTACCGACTGATGCGTATGCATACATGTCTTCATATTTTATCTGCGGTTATGCCCTATCCGGTAACCGGGGGGCAGATTTCCGATGGAAAGGGCCGGCTTGATTTTGATCTTCCGGAAGCCTCACTGGATAAAGAAGACCTGACGGAAAAGCTGAATGCTCTCATCAACAAAAATGAGCCGGTTACCTTTGATTGGATCACCGATGAGGAACTGGATGCAAATCCCGAACTCGTCAAAACGTTATCGGTTCAGCCTCCGCGCGGCAGTGGAAAAGTAAGGTTGATCAAGATCGCCGATATGGATCTTCAGCCATGCGGCGGAACGCACGTAAAGAACACACAGGAAATCGGGGCTGTAAAAGTCCGGAAAATCGAAAAAAAGGGACGGCAAAATCGCAGGGTATCCCTGATTTTCGCCGAATAA
- a CDS encoding GNAT family N-acetyltransferase — MVLQRKPEENQDGLWPLTITYLKMTDKPVPQAIPKPAIPHSILKAEKPTVSFYRFLYDAVGRDWGWIDRKKLSDAELKEVLESKETEVFVLYVRGVPAGYAELNYKAFPDAVDLAYFGIMPEFIGMKLGPYFLDWAIQHAWLRNPSSITVNTCTMDHPKALPLYQRFGYFPYKQRDLLIEPIPE, encoded by the coding sequence ATGGTCCTGCAACGTAAACCAGAAGAAAATCAGGACGGTCTTTGGCCCCTGACCATAACATATCTGAAGATGACCGATAAACCAGTCCCTCAGGCAATCCCTAAACCTGCCATTCCGCATTCCATACTGAAAGCGGAAAAACCAACGGTCTCCTTCTATCGCTTTCTATATGATGCGGTCGGAAGAGACTGGGGTTGGATCGACCGGAAAAAGCTATCTGATGCAGAACTGAAGGAAGTTCTCGAAAGCAAAGAGACGGAAGTCTTTGTTCTGTATGTAAGAGGAGTTCCTGCTGGTTATGCGGAACTGAATTATAAGGCCTTCCCCGATGCGGTAGACCTTGCCTATTTTGGTATTATGCCCGAATTTATCGGAATGAAACTCGGCCCCTACTTTTTGGATTGGGCGATCCAGCACGCTTGGCTTCGTAACCCCAGCAGCATCACAGTCAACACCTGCACAATGGACCACCCGAAGGCGCTGCCCCTGTATCAGAGATTCGGATATTTTCCATATAAGCAACGGGATTTATTGATTGAACCGATTCCGGAGTAG
- a CDS encoding amino acid ABC transporter ATP-binding protein yields MSDAAMQKTSEDVAIQLIGMHKWYGEFHVLRDINLTVERGEKIVVCGPSGSGKSTMIRCINRLEEHQQGQIIVDGIELTNDVKKIDEIRREVGMVFQHFNLFPHLTVLENCTLAPIWVRKTPKAEAEEIAMKFLERVKIPEQALKYPGQLSGGQQQRVAIARSLCMNPRIMLFDEPTSALDPEMISEVLDTMISLAEEGMTMICVTHEMGFAKTVADRVIFMDAGEIIEQAPPQEFFDNPQSERTKLFLSQILHNG; encoded by the coding sequence ATGAGTGATGCAGCCATGCAGAAGACATCGGAAGACGTTGCAATCCAGTTGATTGGAATGCACAAATGGTACGGTGAGTTTCATGTTCTGAGAGACATTAATCTGACTGTTGAACGGGGCGAGAAAATTGTTGTTTGTGGACCTTCCGGGTCCGGTAAATCAACAATGATCCGTTGTATCAACCGCCTTGAAGAACATCAACAGGGTCAAATTATTGTCGATGGAATTGAGTTGACGAATGATGTGAAAAAGATTGATGAAATCCGCCGGGAAGTCGGGATGGTGTTTCAGCATTTCAATCTGTTTCCGCATCTGACTGTCTTGGAAAACTGCACTTTGGCTCCAATTTGGGTTCGGAAAACACCGAAAGCTGAAGCTGAAGAAATAGCTATGAAGTTTCTGGAACGGGTGAAAATTCCGGAACAGGCTTTGAAATATCCAGGGCAACTTTCAGGTGGACAGCAGCAGCGTGTTGCGATTGCCCGTTCACTTTGTATGAACCCTCGTATCATGCTGTTTGATGAACCAACCTCGGCCTTGGACCCGGAAATGATTTCTGAAGTTCTGGATACGATGATTAGTCTTGCTGAAGAAGGCATGACCATGATTTGCGTAACCCATGAAATGGGTTTTGCAAAAACGGTCGCTGATCGCGTGATCTTTATGGATGCGGGTGAAATTATCGAGCAGGCTCCGCCTCAGGAGTTCTTTGATAATCCACAAAGCGAGAGAACAAAGCTGTTCCTATCCCAGATATTACACAATGGGTAG
- a CDS encoding cysteine synthase A produces the protein MTLRKNFVDSIGNTPLIRLTAASEATGCEIYGKAEFLNPGGSVKDRAALAIILDAERSGKLKPGGVIVEGTAGNTGIGLALVANARGYRTIIVMPETQTDEKKALLSYCGADLRLVPAKPYKDPDNYVKYSGRLAEEIAKTEPNGAIWANQFDNVANKQGHFETTGPEIFSQLDGKIDGFICAVGSGGTLAGIADALRERKKDVKIGIADPLGAALFNYYKNGELKAEGSSISEGIGQGRITANLEGLTVDMPYQIDDVEALNVLYDLNIHEGLQLGISSGINVAGAIRMAREMGPGHTIVTILCDTAQKYFSKLMDVDMLRKNNLPVAPWLEGSAK, from the coding sequence ATGACCCTTCGCAAAAACTTTGTAGACAGTATTGGCAATACGCCTCTTATCCGCCTTACAGCAGCGTCTGAAGCAACGGGCTGTGAAATTTATGGTAAAGCTGAATTCCTGAATCCAGGAGGGTCCGTAAAAGACCGCGCGGCTCTTGCAATTATTCTGGATGCAGAAAGATCCGGCAAATTGAAACCGGGCGGTGTCATTGTGGAAGGCACAGCGGGAAACACAGGCATCGGCCTGGCCCTTGTCGCCAATGCCCGTGGGTATCGAACCATTATTGTTATGCCAGAAACCCAGACCGACGAAAAGAAGGCCCTGCTTTCCTATTGTGGTGCTGATCTACGCCTTGTGCCAGCGAAGCCGTACAAGGACCCGGACAATTACGTAAAATATTCGGGTAGACTGGCAGAAGAAATCGCCAAAACAGAGCCCAACGGCGCAATATGGGCCAATCAGTTTGATAATGTGGCGAACAAGCAAGGTCATTTTGAAACAACCGGCCCCGAAATATTTAGCCAGCTGGACGGAAAGATTGACGGCTTCATTTGTGCGGTCGGCAGTGGTGGCACGCTGGCTGGCATAGCAGATGCCCTGCGGGAGCGTAAAAAAGACGTCAAAATCGGCATTGCTGATCCCTTGGGTGCCGCGCTTTTCAACTATTACAAAAACGGGGAATTAAAAGCCGAGGGAAGCTCCATCTCTGAAGGCATCGGGCAAGGCAGAATAACCGCCAATCTTGAAGGCCTAACCGTCGACATGCCTTATCAGATTGACGATGTTGAAGCGCTGAACGTCCTGTATGATCTCAATATTCATGAAGGTCTGCAATTAGGCATTTCATCAGGCATCAACGTCGCGGGAGCCATTCGGATGGCGAGGGAAATGGGGCCTGGCCATACGATTGTTACGATACTGTGCGATACGGCTCAAAAATACTTTAGTAAGCTGATGGACGTTGATATGCTACGAAAGAATAATCTGCCTGTCGCTCCCTGGCTGGAGGGCAGCGCCAAATAA
- a CDS encoding DnaT-like ssDNA-binding protein: protein MTFIVETGTGISQATSYLSQEVADAHFTALGLAEWTRANDANKRRALMQASAYVDGYVYGGSLLNVAQGLSWPRQGSHDREGRALKGLPHALRTAVLEMAALYIAKPPAAQGASYIIREKVGPIELAYSKSKQQPSFVFRLLQQIGARPPMNMVQRG from the coding sequence ATGACATTTATTGTCGAAACAGGAACGGGCATATCCCAGGCGACGAGCTATCTTTCGCAAGAGGTTGCAGATGCACATTTTACGGCCCTGGGGCTGGCGGAATGGACGCGCGCCAATGACGCGAACAAACGGCGGGCTCTCATGCAGGCAAGCGCCTATGTCGATGGGTATGTGTATGGCGGCAGTCTATTGAATGTGGCTCAAGGGTTGAGTTGGCCTCGGCAAGGGTCGCATGATCGGGAAGGGCGGGCTTTAAAGGGGTTGCCACATGCGCTTAGAACGGCGGTTCTGGAAATGGCGGCCCTGTATATTGCGAAACCCCCTGCGGCCCAAGGCGCTTCCTATATTATCCGGGAAAAAGTCGGTCCCATCGAACTTGCTTATTCAAAAAGCAAGCAGCAGCCCAGTTTTGTGTTTCGGTTGCTCCAGCAAATTGGAGCACGACCACCGATGAACATGGTGCAAAGGGGATAA
- the sseA gene encoding 3-mercaptopyruvate sulfurtransferase, translating into MPYANPTSLVSTEWLSQHINAPDIRIVDASWYLPAENRDPKAEFEAAHIPGAVFFDIDEISDTDNPLPHMIPSPEKFSSRMRRLGLGDGNRIIVYDGSGIRSAARAWWMIRLFGHEDVAILDGGMKKWLAEGRETSDLPSHPAERHFTSRFNSLMVREKAQVRKNLETAKEQVLDARSAGRFSGAEEEPREGLRGGHIPNSKNLPFNQLISDDGTLKNSDALEVEFEKVGIDPKAPVITSCGSGITACVLAFGLHMIGHRRVSVYDGSWTEWGLDTDMPLSVGEK; encoded by the coding sequence ATGCCATACGCCAATCCAACTTCCCTCGTCTCTACTGAATGGCTGAGCCAACATATCAATGCACCGGATATCCGTATTGTCGATGCTTCTTGGTACCTGCCTGCAGAGAACAGGGATCCAAAAGCAGAATTCGAGGCCGCTCATATTCCTGGCGCCGTGTTTTTTGACATTGACGAAATTTCCGATACTGATAACCCCCTTCCCCATATGATCCCCTCTCCTGAAAAATTCTCCAGCCGCATGAGAAGGTTGGGCCTCGGGGACGGCAACAGAATAATTGTATATGATGGTTCAGGCATTCGCAGCGCTGCCCGTGCCTGGTGGATGATCCGGTTGTTTGGCCATGAGGATGTGGCGATCCTGGATGGCGGGATGAAAAAATGGTTGGCCGAAGGCCGTGAAACAAGTGATCTGCCAAGTCATCCGGCTGAACGTCACTTCACGTCTCGTTTTAACAGTTTGATGGTTCGCGAAAAAGCGCAGGTTCGTAAAAACCTTGAAACCGCGAAAGAGCAGGTTCTCGATGCACGATCCGCCGGTCGTTTTTCCGGTGCGGAAGAAGAACCGCGTGAAGGTTTGCGAGGCGGACATATCCCCAATTCGAAGAACCTGCCGTTCAATCAACTTATTAGCGATGACGGGACCTTAAAAAATAGTGACGCGTTGGAGGTCGAGTTTGAAAAAGTCGGCATTGACCCAAAGGCACCGGTTATTACAAGTTGCGGATCTGGTATCACGGCCTGCGTCCTGGCGTTTGGCCTGCATATGATCGGTCATCGACGGGTCTCGGTTTATGATGGCTCCTGGACCGAATGGGGACTGGATACTGATATGCCATTATCAGTCGGGGAAAAATAA
- a CDS encoding DUF4055 domain-containing protein — protein MNNPSTPSPRYLEMHKKWELPLSLMGGTKAMRHAGQLFLPQHPAENSRVYQERARKTVLRNYFRKTVHKLVGQIFANPLKASADMPEVIATYLKNVDLTGRGLNSFAQSWFEDALVCGMSHALVDFPVNGDATGSRKGADSKARPYAVHIPAASLISADWSVTATGYRLDKIRVKEETAAYSGQGSASDVQIREITRDHWGVFRQAKAGQWQCVDEGQNSLGKIPLITLYTNRTGFLEATPPLEDLAWLNLEHYQIRSDQRNALNVASFPILAASGYDPEVDGPIEVGPNKVLTTSDTDGKYYYVESSGAALEAGSRELQDLEKAINQFSLQFETGHVTQTATGRTLDALEALSPLVAMSNELEDALNAMLGMFADWKGLNETGSITVSRQSLERSYSGQNLQDLILLFDRQIIDRTGLERELAARGILQSSLDFNSHPSQ, from the coding sequence ATGAATAATCCATCGACGCCGTCTCCCCGATATCTAGAAATGCATAAGAAATGGGAACTTCCTCTCAGCTTGATGGGGGGCACGAAGGCCATGCGACATGCAGGTCAGCTTTTTTTGCCGCAGCATCCAGCTGAAAACAGCCGGGTCTATCAGGAGAGAGCAAGAAAAACGGTGCTTCGGAACTATTTTCGAAAAACCGTTCATAAACTGGTTGGGCAAATATTCGCAAACCCGTTAAAGGCGTCTGCGGATATGCCGGAAGTGATTGCCACCTATCTTAAAAATGTCGATTTGACAGGTCGCGGATTGAACAGTTTTGCCCAAAGCTGGTTCGAAGATGCCCTTGTTTGCGGGATGAGCCATGCCCTTGTTGATTTTCCTGTGAACGGGGACGCAACGGGATCAAGAAAAGGAGCTGACAGTAAGGCGCGTCCCTATGCCGTTCATATACCTGCAGCCAGCCTGATTTCGGCGGACTGGTCGGTGACAGCCACTGGCTACCGCCTCGACAAAATCAGGGTAAAGGAAGAGACCGCAGCCTATAGTGGTCAGGGGTCGGCGTCCGATGTTCAAATAAGAGAAATAACCCGTGATCATTGGGGGGTGTTCCGACAGGCCAAAGCAGGGCAATGGCAATGTGTGGATGAAGGTCAGAATTCTTTGGGTAAAATTCCCCTGATAACCCTGTACACCAACAGGACAGGATTTCTGGAGGCAACGCCCCCGTTAGAAGATCTGGCTTGGCTGAATTTGGAGCATTATCAAATTCGATCTGATCAACGTAACGCATTAAACGTCGCCTCTTTTCCGATCCTCGCAGCGTCCGGTTATGATCCAGAAGTTGATGGCCCCATAGAGGTTGGCCCCAATAAGGTACTGACAACGTCGGACACGGACGGGAAATATTATTATGTTGAAAGTAGCGGGGCTGCTTTGGAGGCGGGCTCGAGGGAATTGCAGGATCTTGAAAAGGCAATTAACCAATTCAGTTTACAGTTTGAAACCGGGCATGTAACGCAGACAGCGACCGGTCGAACACTTGATGCTTTGGAGGCCTTGTCGCCGCTTGTCGCGATGAGCAACGAGCTGGAAGATGCCCTGAATGCAATGTTGGGCATGTTTGCCGATTGGAAAGGCTTAAATGAAACCGGTTCGATCACGGTGTCCAGACAATCCCTTGAACGGTCCTATTCTGGCCAGAACCTTCAGGATCTAATTCTTTTATTTGATCGTCAGATCATCGATAGAACCGGGTTGGAGCGGGAGCTCGCGGCCCGTGGGATTTTGCAAAGTAGTTTGGACTTCAACAGTCACCCGTCTCAATAA
- a CDS encoding phage tail terminator-like protein produces MSYRKIRAALDQSLQDFAGPEIVFPSTAYKPAHGQDFIEVDFNPGTSKSVFLGPSVDREYRGQLLLSIRARTVYAAIEIADQLRAHFASGTVLAFEDLKVTVENSRLGKNRGGVKFVALPLSVNWRSYF; encoded by the coding sequence ATGAGCTATCGAAAAATTCGAGCGGCGCTGGATCAGTCTCTTCAAGACTTTGCCGGGCCCGAGATCGTGTTTCCGTCGACTGCCTATAAACCGGCTCATGGACAGGATTTTATCGAGGTTGATTTTAATCCAGGCACTTCAAAGTCGGTCTTTTTAGGTCCGTCAGTCGATCGGGAATATCGTGGTCAACTTCTGTTATCCATCCGGGCCAGGACAGTTTACGCGGCGATTGAAATTGCAGATCAGCTTCGGGCCCATTTTGCCTCCGGAACCGTTTTGGCGTTCGAAGATTTAAAGGTCACCGTGGAAAATTCACGGCTTGGTAAAAATCGCGGAGGCGTGAAGTTTGTCGCTCTTCCTCTTTCTGTCAACTGGCGCAGCTATTTTTAG
- the terL gene encoding phage terminase large subunit, giving the protein MAEIKPQPGPQERFLSSKADIAIYGGAAGGGKSFALLLEPLRHVTDPLFRAVLFRRTGKQIRVEGGLWDASRQIYGALGAAAKETDLLWRFPSGATISCGYMEHEKNRFDWQGTEITYIGFDELTHFSQNQFFYLLSRNRSMAAIRPYIRATCNPDADSWVAGFVRWWIDPETGYADPTKSGKIRWFVRDGNDLVWGDCPEDLLVDYPDQVPKSVTFVAASVDDNAILMARDAGYKSNLAALDRVERERLLHGNWKIRPAAGYYFKRSWFSMTRSIPVTEASVRGWDLAATAETERESGDWTVGAKVSRDTNGGYIVEHVERFKGSPAEVEARIETRAREDGQQVQIALPQDPGQAGKAQAASMVRRLSGFRVRATAVTGSKVTRAAPFSAQVEGGNVRLLEGNWNESFINELEGFPSGRHDDQVDAVVEAFNALNCRKIKQQQEMF; this is encoded by the coding sequence ATGGCAGAGATTAAACCACAACCAGGGCCACAAGAACGGTTTCTATCCAGCAAAGCGGATATTGCCATTTACGGTGGCGCGGCGGGAGGCGGCAAAAGCTTTGCGCTTCTTCTGGAGCCACTCAGGCATGTAACAGACCCCTTGTTCAGAGCCGTTTTGTTTCGCAGAACCGGCAAGCAAATAAGAGTGGAAGGGGGACTGTGGGATGCGTCCCGTCAGATATACGGGGCACTGGGGGCGGCTGCAAAAGAAACAGATCTGTTATGGCGTTTTCCAAGCGGTGCAACGATCAGTTGCGGATATATGGAGCATGAAAAAAATCGATTTGATTGGCAAGGAACAGAGATAACCTATATCGGCTTCGACGAACTGACCCATTTCAGCCAAAACCAGTTTTTTTACCTGCTGAGCCGCAATCGATCGATGGCCGCTATCCGTCCTTATATTCGGGCAACCTGTAATCCGGATGCAGACAGTTGGGTCGCCGGTTTTGTACGTTGGTGGATAGACCCCGAAACGGGTTATGCCGACCCGACAAAATCTGGAAAGATCCGTTGGTTCGTCCGGGATGGAAATGATCTTGTTTGGGGGGATTGTCCAGAAGATTTGTTGGTGGATTATCCCGATCAGGTGCCCAAGTCTGTGACATTTGTTGCAGCGTCTGTTGATGATAATGCCATCCTTATGGCACGGGATGCGGGATATAAATCAAACCTTGCAGCCCTTGATCGGGTTGAAAGAGAGCGCCTGCTGCACGGTAATTGGAAGATTCGGCCCGCTGCGGGATATTATTTCAAGCGATCCTGGTTTTCGATGACACGATCAATCCCAGTGACAGAAGCGTCGGTTCGCGGCTGGGACTTGGCGGCAACGGCTGAAACTGAACGGGAAAGCGGTGACTGGACCGTTGGCGCAAAAGTCAGCCGCGACACAAATGGCGGGTATATTGTTGAACATGTCGAGCGGTTTAAAGGATCTCCGGCAGAGGTCGAAGCGCGAATAGAAACGCGGGCTAGAGAGGATGGCCAACAAGTCCAGATCGCATTACCACAGGATCCCGGTCAGGCTGGCAAGGCCCAAGCCGCCAGTATGGTTCGGCGGTTAAGTGGTTTTCGGGTTCGGGCAACCGCTGTGACAGGCTCTAAAGTTACCCGGGCGGCCCCGTTTTCAGCGCAAGTGGAAGGGGGAAATGTGCGGTTACTTGAAGGAAATTGGAATGAGAGTTTTATCAACGAATTGGAAGGCTTTCCGTCTGGTCGGCATGATGATCAGGTGGATGCCGTTGTCGAGGCTTTTAACGCACTAAATTGCCGAAAAATAAAACAGCAACAGGAAATGTTTTGA
- a CDS encoding helix-turn-helix domain-containing protein, whose amino-acid sequence MKRLWIAQRLKFLNKKKGDLAIRLGLPGPRITDIIQGKRKIQAHEIPTLSAFLELDSSIILENIQKEKPTQYLQDTPRTETIKVVGHFVKLENIYDLWPSSRHYTITLPRHSTFPGVEKFALEETQLTAPQIVLHICVFECDCQPDTNDRFKKIYPTNENIKTAQAVAVASHPPADQSCRHAEALIIAKYQQS is encoded by the coding sequence ATGAAACGACTTTGGATTGCGCAAAGACTCAAATTTCTGAACAAGAAAAAAGGGGATTTAGCGATAAGGCTCGGCCTTCCGGGCCCTAGAATAACGGACATTATTCAGGGAAAACGAAAAATTCAGGCTCATGAGATACCCACATTATCGGCTTTTCTCGAACTCGACAGCAGTATTATTTTGGAGAATATCCAGAAGGAAAAACCAACTCAGTACCTTCAGGACACGCCCCGTACGGAGACAATCAAAGTTGTAGGGCACTTTGTGAAACTGGAAAATATCTACGACTTATGGCCGAGCTCCAGGCACTATACGATAACCCTTCCCCGGCATTCCACTTTTCCGGGTGTTGAGAAGTTTGCGCTGGAAGAAACGCAGCTAACCGCACCGCAAATCGTCCTTCATATTTGCGTATTTGAATGCGATTGCCAGCCAGACACAAACGATCGGTTCAAAAAAATATACCCGACAAATGAAAATATTAAGACAGCGCAAGCTGTTGCCGTGGCGAGCCATCCTCCGGCCGATCAATCCTGCCGCCACGCAGAAGCCCTTATCATCGCCAAGTACCAACAATCCTGA
- a CDS encoding P22 phage major capsid protein family protein, which translates to MSNDVSAVMPKILARGLMSLREQAIMPRLVNGNYSAYAAEKGDTIDVPIPADLTAENVTPGSTQPAPTSVALQKVQIELNNWKKANFHLTDKEMMEVDGRESFLPMQASSAIRALANAVNQSIHSEYKGVYGTVGVPGATPFASTSKDATNARKLLLKQRAPKENRYGVLNFDAEANALDLAAFADADKAGDTSAKLEGEIGRKYGINWYSDDHVARHETGASGTPLVVASGSGGNQLVLDGLITKPAIGDVFTVDGDEQQYVVRSATDLSVDESTLTISPALNPGYSDGTAVTFLASHEVNLVFNRDAFAFANRPLAQSSAENGLGNQIMSMTDPETGLSLRLEVSRQYKQVVWEFDILWGVKLVRPELAVRLAG; encoded by the coding sequence ATGTCTAATGATGTCTCGGCAGTAATGCCAAAAATTCTCGCTCGTGGTCTGATGTCTTTGCGGGAACAGGCAATTATGCCCCGACTGGTGAACGGCAATTATAGTGCCTATGCCGCCGAAAAAGGCGATACAATTGATGTTCCTATCCCCGCAGACTTAACAGCTGAAAATGTAACACCGGGGAGCACCCAACCCGCACCAACCTCTGTTGCATTGCAAAAAGTCCAGATTGAATTGAATAACTGGAAAAAAGCGAACTTTCATTTGACAGATAAGGAAATGATGGAAGTTGACGGACGGGAGAGTTTTTTGCCGATGCAGGCAAGTTCTGCGATCCGGGCGCTTGCAAATGCGGTCAATCAGTCAATTCACTCAGAATATAAAGGGGTTTATGGCACCGTCGGTGTGCCAGGGGCAACGCCTTTCGCCTCCACGTCCAAGGATGCAACCAATGCCCGGAAACTTCTACTGAAACAGCGGGCACCCAAAGAAAACCGATACGGCGTTCTCAATTTTGATGCGGAAGCAAATGCATTGGATCTTGCTGCATTTGCGGATGCGGATAAAGCGGGAGATACGTCGGCAAAGCTGGAAGGTGAAATTGGCCGCAAATATGGGATCAACTGGTATAGCGACGATCATGTGGCCCGACATGAAACAGGGGCCAGCGGTACGCCGCTGGTTGTTGCATCTGGGTCAGGGGGAAATCAGTTGGTGCTGGACGGCCTTATTACCAAACCTGCGATTGGGGATGTCTTTACGGTCGACGGTGATGAGCAGCAATATGTGGTTCGAAGCGCCACAGACCTGTCAGTTGATGAAAGCACATTGACTATCTCACCAGCGCTTAATCCTGGATATTCTGATGGAACTGCGGTGACATTTTTAGCCAGCCATGAAGTCAATCTGGTCTTTAACCGGGACGCCTTTGCTTTCGCCAATCGACCGCTCGCGCAAAGCAGTGCTGAAAATGGTCTGGGCAATCAGATTATGTCCATGACAGACCCTGAAACCGGGCTGTCTTTGCGATTGGAAGTAAGCCGTCAATATAAGCAGGTTGTGTGGGAATTTGACATTCTGTGGGGGGTTAAACTTGTACGCCCAGAACTGGCCGTGCGCCTTGCGGGTTAA
- a CDS encoding phage tail tube protein, whose product MVYSAQSQHGMAYIKESLYGEVPSSPTMTTLRHTGCSLALNRTSIQSDEIRPDRQMGHFVPGQTSISGDIDFELCYGSHDDLLASAFYGDWVGDTLKTGASEKSFSIERIFGDVGHYQVFSGCVVDEFSLSVQPDSLVTGRFSIKGKELAISGTPLDVAPITVSNHTPIDSFKGQVLENGVELAIAAGIDLKIENNVESVFTLSDETSIGLTAGRSRVSGELTAYFSNDALLDRFIQKTPSSLEIALVGDGGRYEIHLPNILYMGADMPVKGDGAVILTLPFVAQYDDVEGTNIKLTKTAI is encoded by the coding sequence ATGGTCTATTCAGCACAATCGCAACATGGGATGGCATATATCAAAGAAAGCCTTTATGGCGAAGTGCCGTCCAGCCCGACAATGACAACCCTTCGACATACGGGATGCAGCCTTGCATTAAACAGGACCTCAATTCAAAGTGATGAAATTCGCCCGGACCGGCAAATGGGACATTTTGTGCCGGGGCAGACTTCGATCAGCGGGGATATCGACTTCGAGCTTTGTTATGGTTCGCATGACGATCTTCTGGCCAGTGCATTTTATGGTGACTGGGTTGGAGATACATTGAAAACGGGAGCGTCGGAGAAAAGCTTCTCCATCGAGCGGATCTTTGGCGATGTCGGGCATTATCAAGTTTTCTCTGGATGCGTGGTAGATGAATTTTCGCTGAGCGTGCAACCAGACAGCCTTGTTACTGGACGGTTCTCGATTAAAGGAAAAGAGCTGGCGATTTCAGGAACGCCTCTTGATGTCGCGCCGATCACTGTCTCCAACCATACCCCGATTGATAGTTTTAAGGGGCAGGTTCTTGAAAATGGTGTTGAACTGGCAATTGCGGCCGGCATTGATCTGAAAATCGAAAATAATGTTGAAAGCGTGTTTACACTCAGCGATGAAACATCGATCGGACTTACCGCTGGCCGATCCCGTGTAAGCGGTGAGCTGACCGCGTATTTTTCAAATGATGCCTTGCTTGATCGGTTTATCCAGAAAACACCCAGCAGTCTAGAGATTGCGTTGGTGGGGGACGGCGGTCGGTATGAAATTCACCTTCCAAACATTTTGTATATGGGCGCAGACATGCCGGTTAAAGGGGATGGCGCTGTCATTTTGACCTTACCGTTTGTTGCCCAATATGACGACGTCGAAGGCACAAATATTAAACTGACAAAAACAGCGATTTAA
- a CDS encoding terminase small subunit-like protein produces MTKRKNSLEWLQRIIEERLFTNNWTRTVLEKLEHSTDKKTVLSSLSSVFNKREYEKVRQFLADFFAGEIVDIADGAEVDKEDDTPPQSIAKAKLRIETRKWLMEHLSPERYGNSKPQKTADAVRSFFKAKVYLPDNGRD; encoded by the coding sequence ATGACTAAGCGAAAAAATTCGCTTGAATGGCTCCAGAGAATAATCGAAGAAAGATTGTTTACGAATAACTGGACGCGAACTGTTTTGGAAAAGTTGGAACACTCGACCGATAAAAAAACAGTCCTTTCTTCTTTAAGCAGCGTTTTCAACAAACGAGAATATGAAAAAGTCCGCCAGTTTCTGGCGGACTTTTTTGCTGGTGAAATTGTCGATATTGCGGATGGCGCTGAAGTGGACAAGGAAGACGACACGCCGCCGCAATCGATCGCAAAGGCGAAACTTCGGATCGAAACCAGGAAATGGTTGATGGAACATCTGTCACCCGAAAGATATGGAAATTCTAAACCACAAAAAACCGCAGATGCAGTCCGCTCATTTTTTAAAGCGAAGGTCTATTTACCCGACAATGGCAGAGATTAA